The nucleotide sequence ATCGTCGCCGGCCTCAACCTCATTCTCGGACAAGGGCTTCTCTCCCTTGCCATCGCCCTTCTCACAGAGGACCACCACGGTATACACAGATGACACCCCGGCGTCCGCAAAAACAGAACCACTTACTGCAAAGGCCGCTGTACATGCCAGCCTTTCGAACCAAACCACCCCCCTCGAATATTGCGAAGACTACCTACAAACACCGCCTACTACTACCACACCATCGCCGGCCAGTCAGATTGAGGACATGGAGGACGAATTAAAGGCCATCAGCGCCGAGCTAGCGGCCTCCATTCGGCGTGAAATGGACTTGGAGGACCTAGTTGAACGACTGCAGTCCCAAGTCGGCAGTCGGGGCGAACCAGGAAAGAGAACCAGTGATTACTTTTCCGACTCGGGGTACAGCTCTGCCAAGGCATCCGAAGCTGATGCCAGCAGAGAAGAGGTCGCCCATGTCCAGCGTCGCGCCGAGCAGGAGAAGGCTCAGGTCCGCCTGGAGCTGAGCCAGAAGCTGAACGATGAACGTTCAAGGAGGAGAGAGTTGGACCTCCAGATCAAGGAGCTCTCGTTGAGGGCGTCCAGGATGGGAGAGGAGCAGGCACAAAGAGGCTCGATGTCTGATAACAATGACCGAGTAAAAGAGCTCGAATCATCGTGCGAAGAACTGAGGAGAAGGCTGTCCGAGGAACGTGAGGTCAAGGATAACTTCCAAGATCTTCTGGATGCGCTCAAGGGTGAACTGCAGAGCGCCGCCAACGAACGTGATAACCTCCGTGACGAGGTTGTCCCCCAGCTCAGGGCTCGCGTTGAGGGTCTCGAGCAACAAGCAGCCGAGTACTCAAAGTCTACATACGAAAGCACCAAGATCCAACAAGAGCTCCAGACTCTTCAGGAGGAGAACGCAAGCCTCCGAGCTCTCAAGCAGAACCGAGAGTCGCAACGGTTCGAACCCAACCAAACAAGGATGTCGCGTATCGCTCGCTCGTCTTCAGTGAGCACTGTAAACTCGACCTTCAAGCTCCAACAAGCGCCTCTTGGCCGCTCCAATACTGTTAAAGGACCCCAAGGCCAGCAATTCGAGTCACGCGAGGCCATGTCGGAACGCCTGAAGGACGTCGAGGCGCAGCGCGATGCCTTGCACAGCGCACTCAAGAATTTGCTAGAAAGACAAGAGTTCCAGAACCGTGAGAACGAAAAGAAGATCCGTGTTCTTGAGCAGGAGCGCACCCGCTTGCTGGCATCATCGCCAAAGAAGGCTGGCTACGAGCGTGACGTGTCCAACCTAAAGGAGGAAATAGCCGTTCTGCGAAAACGAGCCGAGGACGCTGTCGAACAAAAGTGGCAGGTTGAGAAGGGCCTGGCTGGCTTGAAGATGGACCTCGACCGCGCCGAAGAGGAAATAGCAGGCTTGAAGAGCTTGCTTCGCGAGAACGACATTCTCATTCCTGCTGCCTTCGCAAGACCGATGAGCTCTCCTGACAGTATTGACGGGGATGTCACCCCTGTCACCTCCGCATCTCTTCAGAAGGCGTACCAAGATTTACGGAGCTCATATGCTCAGGCACTAGAGCGGATCAAGAAGCTTGAACTGAGCTCCGTGGAGAATGATGCTTTGAACAAGCTGGAGGCTGCAGTTGCAGCTGATGGCAGCCAGCCATCGCAAGCGAGCTTCGAGGCCCAAGTCAAGGAGTATCTCGAGACGGAGCGTGATCTGGCTGATCAGCTCCAGGCATCGGCAAGGCGGGTAGAAGAGCTTGCCGCACAGGTGCAAGCGCAGCTGGCTACCAATGCCACGCTTCGTACGCGCCTGACTGATGCGGTAACACGTGGCGAGGCCAACCAGCAGACCAGCAAAGAACGCATCACGGGCCTTCAGCGCCGCCTCAAGGAGCTCGAAGACGAGCTTTCGTCGACTCAGAGCGCTGCTGAGGATCGCGTCGCACGCCACGAGGAGGAGATTAAGCAACTGCGTGAGGCCAACAATGGCCAAATCCAAAGATTAAGGGATGCGGCCGGTGGTCTCAGGAGCCCCTTGCCAAAGAGTCCCGGTCTTAGAAGCCCTACGCAACGATTGTTCCCTCCACGATCGCCGCTGTCGCCTTTGTTTGCCAATGGTGCCAGGTCTCCTCGCTTTGCCAACAGCCCCGTCTCGCGACCTGGCTCATCTGGTCCCAACTCAGTGCGCAGCCTCAAGTCCCCCGGTATGGCGGGTGAGGAGGACCAGACGGCGCAGGTTGAGAAGCTCCGACGTCGTGTCGCCGAGCTCGAGAAGGCGCTCAACGAGGCCGACGCCGAGATGCAAGAAGTTGTCGGCCGCATGAACGGTGCGCAGATCGAAGTACTGCAGTTGCAGGAAGAGCGCGAGCAAGCCATCCGGGAGACGCGGAGGCTGCAGCGCCAGATTGACGAGGAGAGAGTCAAGGTCTTTGAGGACCGCTTCCGCGACTTGAGTGCCAGTGCCATGGCCTGATAAGTTGCTTGAAATCAACGAACGACATCTCCAGTGTTCTTCAGTGGACGCTGGCGCACAACACACCAATATAAATTGTATCAAAGCGGCAGCTTTCACCTTCCTCTTGCATTTGCATCATGATATCCGGAGTTAACAGCATGAGTATAACGATATTTTGGGCCACGGGGTTTCGCGGATCTTTTCCTTTCTTGGATTCAGACGAAAAAATTGCATGTACTATACAAACGGCCTATTGTCGTCACTGTCACATAACTTATAACTCTATTTCTTGAATAATGCTATTTACCCTACTAGTCCAATATTTTTGCCAACATGCCGCCGTGACGTGGTTGCTGCACTTGTACCTGACCAAGGTAAACCTTGAATCAGATTTCGCCTGGGTTGATTATTGAGCCGTATACCCGCGGGAATATCTCGGCGCTGTGTGGTTACTTCTGAGTAGTCAGCCTGCTGGAATAGTTGTTATCAACATTGACGCCGGATTGAACTTTAGGTAAAGTTCACTGCCCGCGACTCGAGGTCAACAATGAAAGGTGAGACGTGCGGAGAAAAGTCTAAAACCAAATCCCATATGTGACCTTGCCTAGGCTGGGCATCCGGTAACAAGTAGCTAGGAAGGCTGCgaacctttttttcccggtTCTGCCGCCTCAGGGCTCGCGGCAGAGGAGAGCGGCTCTGTTATCGTCCGGTTTTTGCAACAAGCACCCGGATccttgcaaaacaaaaaaagcatgTTGACGTTGACCTTGTCCTGAGTAGCCGGTCCCCCCAAGGAGTAAGTAAGGTGTGCGGGATATTTCTATCCCATGGATGGCACTAGTAGAGCCGAGTTTTGGTATCGGAAGATACCCAGCGTGCTCGGTTTATAATACCCACCGTACGAGATCTCCTATCAAAGACGGGGCGAACATAATCTAGCCTATCGTTCTCTGGAAGAGGGTCACAAAAGCCGGCGCGTCTAGAGATTTCACTACAACCCCGACAACTACAGCATAAAGCCGTCATGGTCAAGATACATGAGATCGAGCTCGATGATTTCTACGCCATCAAGCGGCCGTACAATGGCTCGGCCGAGACTGGGGGAGATGCTCTGGTGCAGGACTTGAACGTGTGGTATAATGTGGGCACCCGAACCCCTTTTCTCTCCTTTCGGAAAgcgagaagaaagaaacatcTTGGCTGACGCACCAAGAGCGAATGGTAGACGGGCGATATTGCCTTTGTCATCACAAGCACAGCCTTGATGTTGCTCATGATACCGGGGATCGGGTGAGTTCTTTGCACTGAAGGTGTGGTCGGGAGCATGACTACAGTTATCCGTGGGGCTCTGGGGGAAGCGCTAACCCCAAGAAAACAGTTTGTTCTACTCAGGCCTCGCACGACGCAAGTCGGCCCTCTCGCTGATGTTCCTCTCCATCCTGGCGCTGGCCGTGACGACGGTGCAGTGGTTCGTGTGGGGCTACTCGCTGTCCTTCTCGCGGACGGCCAACGCCTTCATCGGCGACCTGAGCAACGCCGGTTTCCAAAGCGTCCTGGCGCGTCCCTCCATCGGGGGCGACAGCATCCCGGACCTCCTCTTCGCCGTGTACGAGGGCATGCTGTCGGCGCTGACGGTAACGCTGGCCGTCGGCGCCGCGGCAGAGAGGGGAAGGGTGCTGCCGGCCATCGCCTTCATGTTCGTCTGGGCGACGCTCGTCTACGACCCCATCGCCTGCTGGACGTGGAACCCCGCCGGTTGGTCGTTCCGGATGGGCGGGCTCGACTACGCCGGCGGAACGCCCGTGCACATCGCCTCGGGcgcggcggcgttggcgtactCGATGATGCTAGGTCCGAGGCGGGGCCATGGCACGCACGAGCTGAATTTCAGGCCACATAATGTCGCTCACATCGTCATCGGGACGGTGTTTTTGTGGTTCGGGTGGTTTGGGTTCAATGCCGGGTCGACGCTCGCGGCGAACCTCCGCGCCGTTCTGGCTGTTGTCGTGACGCACCTGGCGGCGTGCGTCGGGGGGCTTACCTG is from Pyricularia oryzae 70-15 chromosome 2, whole genome shotgun sequence and encodes:
- a CDS encoding high affinity ammonium transporter encodes the protein MVKIHEIELDDFYAIKRPYNGSAETGGDALVQDLNVWYNTGDIAFVITSTALMLLMIPGIGLFYSGLARRKSALSLMFLSILALAVTTVQWFVWGYSLSFSRTANAFIGDLSNAGFQSVLARPSIGGDSIPDLLFAVYEGMLSALTVTLAVGAAAERGRVLPAIAFMFVWATLVYDPIACWTWNPAGWSFRMGGLDYAGGTPVHIASGAAALAYSMMLGPRRGHGTHELNFRPHNVAHIVIGTVFLWFGWFGFNAGSTLAANLRAVLAVVVTHLAACVGGLTWCLMDYRVERKWSAVGFCSGVVAGLVAITPGSGYVPVWAAIPFGILGASSANLATRLKFTLGIDDALDIFAVHGVAGFMGNICTALFALNQVVALDGPSAGSSRDGIAGGWLNGHWIQIAYQLAGSFAGLAYSFIVSCAILAALDRIPGCRLRATDEAEVAGMDAAEMGEFAYNYVALTRELLRVPGEENGGSDGTAVCDPFSRPSAMAARHSQWFSGRRELLQADDGGYHVKPARARLGSEGTIISRC